The Caldisericum sp. genome has a window encoding:
- a CDS encoding ABC transporter ATP-binding protein — protein sequence MQEVRVKDVKVYYEGFLAVNGVSFSLPQGKHLALIGPSGCGKTSLLKAIAGLLPFEGEISRPEGPLGYMPQKGVLLPWFTLLKNLEIPLLIKGVAEKEAKEKVLELLPQFGLKGFENNFPSALSGGMYQRAALLRTLLTGADLLLLDEPFGAVDALNRRKLWLYLEEMRSSYHFSTIMVTHDVEEAVFLSDIIVIMHKYPGELKEIITVDLPHPRTIQTISSDKFSSIVEYVLEKIIEENI from the coding sequence ATGCAAGAAGTAAGGGTAAAGGATGTAAAAGTATATTATGAAGGCTTTCTTGCGGTAAACGGAGTGAGTTTTTCGCTTCCGCAAGGAAAGCATCTTGCACTTATTGGCCCTTCAGGGTGCGGCAAGACTTCACTTCTTAAGGCAATTGCAGGTCTTTTGCCCTTTGAAGGTGAAATTTCCCGCCCCGAGGGGCCTCTTGGGTATATGCCTCAAAAAGGCGTTCTTCTTCCCTGGTTTACGCTTCTTAAAAACCTTGAAATCCCACTCCTTATAAAAGGGGTTGCCGAGAAAGAGGCGAAAGAAAAAGTGCTTGAACTCCTCCCGCAGTTTGGGCTTAAGGGATTTGAAAATAATTTCCCCAGTGCCTTATCGGGAGGGATGTATCAGAGAGCTGCCCTTCTTCGAACACTTTTAACGGGTGCAGATCTACTTTTATTGGATGAGCCTTTCGGTGCAGTTGATGCCTTAAACCGAAGAAAACTATGGCTTTATCTTGAGGAAATGCGCTCTTCCTACCACTTTTCAACTATAATGGTAACGCATGATGTAGAGGAAGCGGTGTTCCTCTCGGATATCATTGTCATTATGCACAAGTACCCAGGCGAACTTAAAGAAATTATCACGGTGGATTTGCCACATCCACGAACGATTCAAACAATTTCATCCGACAAGTTTTCCTCGATTGTCGAATATGTCCTCGAGAAGATAATAGAAGAGAACATTTAG
- a CDS encoding ABC transporter permease: MKKLRKIVELALLGCFFILTFSKSSVISIVSFFLLVLILVQLVKNSKILKSLSFLLFLYLWQIVSSHKLVPSYILPSPVQIVHIISTQSNIILPNLVATLEVTFIGFFLSILFGVLLALLMHVAKPIEDLIYPIAVITQSTPTIAIAPLIILWLGFGTLPKIVVVIWATFFPITVNTLLGLRTVDPDMVDVLKAISAKKSDIFRYVIFPHTLTYIITGIEISSPYAILGTLTAEWMGTTIGMGLYIRRSFSSFQLDQVFAGTIIIILFSLLMWGSATMLRQKFTRYLGGEK; encoded by the coding sequence TTGAAGAAATTAAGAAAAATTGTAGAGCTTGCGCTTTTAGGTTGCTTTTTCATTCTGACTTTTTCAAAGTCCTCGGTCATTTCTATTGTTTCATTTTTCCTTTTGGTGCTTATTTTAGTCCAACTTGTAAAAAATTCAAAGATTTTGAAGAGCCTTTCATTCTTGCTATTTCTCTATTTATGGCAGATTGTCTCGTCTCACAAACTTGTCCCATCGTATATACTTCCATCTCCAGTTCAAATTGTCCACATTATCTCAACACAATCAAATATTATTCTTCCAAATCTTGTTGCAACCCTTGAGGTAACATTCATCGGGTTCTTTCTTTCAATTCTTTTTGGCGTTCTTCTTGCGCTTCTTATGCATGTTGCAAAACCCATCGAAGACCTCATTTACCCTATTGCAGTTATCACCCAATCAACACCAACAATTGCAATTGCTCCACTTATAATCCTGTGGCTTGGCTTTGGGACACTTCCTAAGATTGTTGTTGTAATCTGGGCAACATTCTTCCCTATTACAGTAAATACACTTCTTGGCTTGCGGACGGTTGACCCTGATATGGTTGATGTCCTCAAGGCAATTTCTGCAAAGAAAAGCGATATTTTCAGGTATGTCATTTTCCCGCACACGCTTACCTATATCATAACCGGCATTGAAATATCATCTCCCTATGCCATATTAGGAACACTCACTGCAGAGTGGATGGGCACAACGATTGGCATGGGGCTTTACATAAGAAGGTCTTTTTCTTCTTTTCAGTTGGATCAGGTTTTTGCAGGGACAATTATCATAATCCTCTTTAGCCTCCTTATGTGGGGTTCTGCAACAATGCTGAGGCAAAAATTTACTCGCTATTTAGGAGGTGAAAAATGA
- a CDS encoding ABC transporter substrate-binding protein, producing the protein MRKIILALLILVVLASSFGCAPKETKLGNVTKVTLMLDWTPNTNHTGIYVALDKGYFKERNLDVTVVQPTEVWPESAVSGGKADFGISFQESLTQYVVNEGAPLVAIAAILQHDTSGFIWLKDSGITSPKDFANKTYGGWGSAWENAIVDYVAEQNGVDPKTIKKVELGVFDQVTGLQRKVYDFTWIYYGWEGIDAELRGLNFDFYSLKDHIPNFDHYTPIFITSKSMIESHPDVVKAFVEAISEGYTYAAKNPEEAAQILLKYAPELDKNLVTKSQKWISPYYLDDAGCFGVMKESVWKNFTDLMYSLKIIKSMPADVNTLFTNEFLPCKK; encoded by the coding sequence ATGAGGAAAATTATTCTTGCTTTATTGATTTTGGTAGTCCTTGCTTCTTCTTTTGGCTGTGCCCCAAAAGAAACGAAACTTGGAAATGTAACGAAGGTTACTCTTATGCTTGATTGGACTCCAAACACAAATCACACAGGAATTTATGTTGCACTTGACAAAGGGTATTTTAAGGAAAGGAATCTTGATGTAACTGTTGTGCAACCAACGGAAGTATGGCCTGAATCTGCTGTATCGGGTGGCAAGGCTGATTTTGGCATCTCATTTCAGGAATCACTTACTCAGTATGTTGTAAATGAAGGTGCGCCTCTTGTTGCAATTGCTGCAATTCTTCAACACGATACCTCTGGGTTTATATGGCTTAAGGATTCGGGTATTACATCACCAAAAGACTTTGCAAACAAAACTTATGGTGGCTGGGGAAGTGCCTGGGAAAACGCAATCGTTGATTATGTTGCAGAGCAAAACGGAGTCGACCCAAAGACAATAAAGAAAGTGGAACTTGGTGTGTTTGACCAAGTAACAGGTCTTCAGAGGAAAGTTTACGATTTTACCTGGATTTATTACGGCTGGGAAGGAATTGATGCGGAATTGCGAGGACTTAATTTCGATTTCTATAGCTTAAAAGACCATATTCCAAATTTTGACCACTACACGCCCATATTTATCACAAGTAAAAGTATGATTGAATCGCATCCTGATGTTGTTAAAGCATTTGTTGAGGCAATTTCTGAAGGTTACACATATGCTGCCAAAAACCCGGAAGAAGCAGCACAGATCCTCTTGAAATATGCACCTGAACTTGACAAAAACCTTGTTACAAAGTCGCAGAAGTGGATTTCACCTTATTATCTTGATGATGCAGGTTGCTTTGGTGTGATGAAGGAATCAGTTTGGAAAAACTTTACAGACCTTATGTATAGCCTTAAGATAATAAAAAGTATGCCTGCCGATGTAAACACTCTCTTTACAAACGAGTTTCTTCCATGCAAGAAGTAA